A genomic stretch from Vibrio cortegadensis includes:
- a CDS encoding carbohydrate porin, whose amino-acid sequence MKLSKLTLACLVATAGLSAAPAVYAEKSDGFEFHGYFRAGVLYSKNDDYKRAKFPASKERLGRLGLESDSHFELALQKNFENDDGQKIRIKTRVGADNTQSGGNNQLGANADAANSSIGMVETFAEFDGVTDTGTLWGGKRFYGKDNYIFMTDFFYTDMSGTGVGIEGIELGGNKWDFAYIASDNADDTSFWGDSNNIMHSVHVGVDFDGVELHAMGKYLPDNYVDNGGTATKYASNGFEMTAIVHQESFFGLSDKGFTKYIAQAGQGLGSGQLLGGTLTTYNAYKPGNGALESPSNMKKVESGDVSARALVWGGYFFENGVSIFHSIQGQYNDMDNGGKDSWASAMIRPSFPVAKNFFIATEAGYQYNKWEDSNGVGDDQTNYKLTIAPTVIVPTGMGPAPEIRFLATYLDGSDRDKADLLVGIQTDMWW is encoded by the coding sequence GGTGTTCTTTACAGCAAAAATGATGATTACAAACGTGCAAAATTCCCTGCATCAAAAGAGCGTCTAGGTCGCTTAGGTCTTGAATCAGATAGTCACTTTGAGCTTGCGTTACAAAAAAACTTTGAAAATGATGATGGACAAAAAATTCGCATTAAAACTCGTGTAGGTGCTGATAATACGCAATCGGGTGGCAACAACCAATTGGGTGCAAATGCTGATGCGGCAAACAGCAGCATTGGTATGGTAGAGACTTTTGCAGAATTCGATGGTGTGACAGACACTGGCACTTTATGGGGTGGTAAACGTTTTTACGGTAAAGACAACTACATCTTTATGACTGACTTTTTCTATACTGATATGTCTGGTACAGGTGTAGGTATTGAAGGTATCGAACTTGGCGGCAATAAGTGGGATTTCGCTTATATCGCAAGTGATAACGCCGATGATACGTCATTCTGGGGTGATTCAAACAATATCATGCACTCTGTTCATGTCGGCGTAGATTTTGACGGCGTAGAATTACATGCCATGGGTAAATATTTACCAGATAACTACGTTGATAATGGTGGCACCGCAACAAAATACGCGAGTAACGGTTTTGAAATGACGGCTATCGTGCATCAAGAATCATTCTTTGGCTTATCAGATAAGGGTTTCACTAAATATATTGCGCAAGCTGGTCAAGGTTTAGGTTCAGGTCAACTGCTTGGTGGTACGTTAACAACGTACAACGCCTACAAACCAGGCAATGGCGCATTAGAAAGCCCGAGCAACATGAAGAAAGTTGAAAGTGGTGATGTATCAGCCCGTGCACTTGTATGGGGTGGCTACTTCTTCGAAAATGGTGTGAGTATCTTCCACTCGATTCAAGGTCAATATAACGACATGGATAATGGCGGCAAAGATAGTTGGGCATCAGCGATGATCCGTCCTTCATTCCCTGTCGCTAAGAACTTCTTTATTGCGACTGAAGCGGGTTACCAATACAACAAGTGGGAAGATTCAAACGGTGTTGGTGATGATCAAACTAACTACAAGTTAACGATTGCACCAACGGTTATCGTTCCTACAGGGATGGGACCTGCTCCAGAGATTCGTTTCTTAGCTACTTACCTAGACGGTTCGGATCGTGATAAGGCTGACCTACTGGTTGGTATTCAAACAGATATGTGGTGGTAA